A region from the Streptomyces lydicus genome encodes:
- a CDS encoding DUF2017 domain-containing protein, with protein sequence MTGHFEPQPGGGAAVPLDEVEISILRSLAVQLMELIGPGEESGGSESDDLLASIFNDGPSEPPADPVLARFFPDAYGGPDLVPDDDVRAASAEFRRYTENDLRARKRGDALALIRALDGLAPAGDSALLRLDAGECRQWLGALNDLRLAIGTRLEVTDEEDGGELLRLPDSDPRKPMVMAYLWLGGLQETLVDSLMG encoded by the coding sequence ATGACCGGGCACTTCGAGCCGCAGCCCGGGGGCGGCGCCGCCGTCCCCCTCGACGAGGTCGAGATCTCCATCCTGCGCAGCCTCGCCGTCCAGCTGATGGAGCTGATCGGCCCGGGCGAGGAGAGCGGGGGGAGCGAGAGCGACGACCTGCTGGCGTCGATCTTCAACGACGGCCCCAGCGAGCCGCCCGCCGACCCGGTGCTGGCCCGCTTCTTCCCCGACGCCTACGGCGGACCCGACCTCGTCCCCGACGACGATGTGCGCGCCGCCTCCGCCGAATTCCGCCGCTACACCGAGAACGATTTGCGTGCGCGCAAGCGCGGGGACGCCCTGGCGCTGATCCGTGCGCTGGACGGTCTGGCGCCCGCCGGTGACAGTGCGCTGCTCCGTCTTGACGCCGGTGAGTGCCGGCAGTGGCTGGGTGCCCTCAACGACCTCAGGCTGGCCATCGGAACCCGGCTTGAAGTGACCGATGAAGAAGATGGCGGAGAACTGCTGCGGCTCCCGGACAGCGATCCGCGCAAGCCGATGGTGATGGCCTACCTCTGGCTCGGCGGGCTCCAGGAGACTCTTGTCGACTCCCTGATGGGCTGA
- a CDS encoding amino acid permease, with protein sequence MTSVQVDKQHDGDEAAGTAPEEGYQRGLGNRQIQMIAIGGAIGTGLFLGAGKAISMAGPSIILAYAIVGLVIFFIMRALGELLMYRPVSGSFSEYGREFLGPFIGFVTGWTYWLFWVVTGITEVTAAATYVQYWNKGIPQWAAALVFTCALFGINLISVKIFGELEFWFSMVKVTAIIGMILIGLGVITLGFSDAGDTASFANLWSHGGFFPKGIGGTLMTLQIVMFAFLAVELVGVTAGEATNPKKVLPKAINTVPWRIGLFYIGALIIILSVVSWTAFKPGVSPFVAAFQQIGLPAGAGIVNFVVLTAALSSANSGMYSTGRMLRDLALNGQGPKFFTKLSKNGLPTWGTGVSVAMMLFGVYINYQWPGEAFNYVVSFATISGMWAWIVILGSQLRYRAKANRGELPQSEFKAPGSPYTSIFALAFIAMVIVMMGVDKDARISLYAAPVWALILGVGYLCIKRRDAANGLTAGAAPQDASVKDTKNANG encoded by the coding sequence ATGACCTCTGTGCAGGTCGACAAGCAGCACGACGGCGATGAGGCAGCTGGGACGGCCCCCGAAGAGGGGTATCAGCGGGGTCTGGGAAACCGTCAGATCCAGATGATCGCCATTGGCGGCGCCATCGGTACCGGACTCTTCCTCGGGGCCGGCAAAGCAATCTCGATGGCCGGGCCGAGCATCATCCTCGCCTACGCCATCGTCGGTCTGGTCATCTTCTTCATCATGCGGGCCCTGGGCGAGCTGCTCATGTACCGCCCCGTCTCCGGTTCGTTCTCGGAGTACGGACGGGAATTCCTCGGCCCGTTCATCGGCTTCGTGACCGGCTGGACGTACTGGCTGTTCTGGGTCGTCACCGGTATCACCGAAGTGACCGCCGCGGCCACGTATGTGCAGTACTGGAACAAGGGCATACCGCAGTGGGCCGCGGCCCTCGTCTTCACCTGTGCGCTCTTCGGCATCAACCTGATCTCCGTGAAGATCTTCGGTGAGCTGGAATTCTGGTTCTCGATGGTCAAGGTCACCGCGATCATCGGCATGATCCTGATCGGCCTCGGCGTGATCACCCTCGGCTTCTCCGACGCCGGTGACACCGCCTCCTTCGCCAACCTGTGGTCCCACGGCGGCTTCTTCCCCAAGGGCATCGGCGGCACGCTGATGACGCTGCAGATCGTGATGTTCGCCTTCCTCGCCGTCGAGCTCGTCGGTGTGACCGCGGGCGAGGCGACCAACCCGAAGAAGGTCCTGCCCAAGGCGATCAACACCGTGCCGTGGCGGATCGGCCTCTTCTACATCGGTGCGCTGATCATCATCCTGTCCGTCGTCAGCTGGACGGCCTTCAAGCCGGGCGTCAGCCCCTTCGTCGCCGCCTTCCAGCAGATCGGCCTGCCGGCCGGCGCGGGCATCGTCAACTTCGTCGTGCTGACCGCCGCCCTCTCCTCGGCCAACTCCGGTATGTACTCCACCGGCCGGATGCTGCGCGACCTCGCGCTCAACGGCCAGGGCCCGAAGTTCTTCACCAAGCTCAGCAAGAACGGCCTGCCCACCTGGGGCACCGGCGTCTCGGTCGCGATGATGCTCTTCGGCGTCTACATCAACTACCAGTGGCCCGGCGAGGCGTTCAACTACGTCGTCTCCTTCGCCACCATCTCCGGTATGTGGGCGTGGATCGTCATCCTGGGCTCGCAGCTGCGCTACCGCGCCAAGGCGAACCGCGGCGAGCTGCCGCAGTCCGAGTTCAAGGCTCCCGGCAGCCCCTACACCTCGATCTTCGCGCTGGCCTTCATCGCCATGGTGATCGTGATGATGGGCGTCGACAAGGACGCCCGGATCTCGCTCTACGCGGCTCCCGTGTGGGCGCTCATCCTGGGCGTGGGCTACCTCTGCATCAAGCGGCGGGACGCGGCGAACGGCCTGACGGCCGGCGCGGCGCCGCAGGACGCCTCCGTCAAGGACACCAAGAACGCCAACGGCTGA
- a CDS encoding Mov34/MPN/PAD-1 family protein: MLTLTKALFDQIVEHSRQDHPDEACGVIAGPAGSGRPERFIPMLNAARSPTFYEFDSADLLKLYREMDDRDEEPVVIYHSHTATEAYPSRTDISYANEPGAHYVLVSTADTDDAGPFQFRSYRIVDGEVTEEEVEVVAAYS; the protein is encoded by the coding sequence ATGCTGACCCTCACCAAGGCGCTCTTCGACCAGATCGTCGAGCACTCCCGCCAGGACCACCCCGACGAGGCCTGCGGCGTGATCGCCGGCCCGGCGGGCAGCGGCCGCCCCGAGCGGTTCATCCCGATGCTGAACGCCGCCCGGTCGCCCACGTTCTACGAATTCGACTCGGCCGACCTGCTCAAGCTCTACCGCGAGATGGACGACCGGGACGAGGAGCCGGTGGTCATCTACCACTCGCACACCGCCACCGAGGCCTACCCCTCGCGCACCGACATCTCCTACGCGAACGAGCCCGGCGCCCACTATGTCCTGGTCTCCACCGCCGACACCGACGACGCCGGGCCCTTCCAGTTCCGCTCGTACCGGATCGTGGACGGCGAGGTCACCGAGGAAGAAGTCGAGGTCGTGGCGGCCTACTCCTGA
- a CDS encoding putative leader peptide, translating to MVDHDVSEKRPGMLLLAPLAIRRSASALLGAFGCGAARLHVDLCRLSSAICPRCAAA from the coding sequence ATGGTTGACCACGACGTGAGCGAGAAGAGGCCGGGCATGCTGCTGCTCGCTCCGCTCGCCATACGTCGCTCCGCATCCGCACTGCTGGGCGCGTTCGGCTGCGGAGCCGCACGGCTGCACGTCGATCTGTGCCGCCTTTCCAGCGCCATCTGTCCGCGCTGCGCCGCCGCCTGA
- a CDS encoding MoaD/ThiS family protein, whose translation MAIEVRIPTILRTYTDGEKAVEGSGETLADLFTDLESRHTGIRERLVDGEQLRRFVNVYLNDEDVRFLEGISTKLADGDSVTILPAVAGGSAAAKPRPAGVAVGRRAGLV comes from the coding sequence ATGGCCATCGAGGTCCGAATCCCCACCATCCTGCGCACCTACACCGACGGCGAGAAGGCCGTCGAGGGCAGCGGAGAGACCCTTGCCGACCTCTTCACCGACCTGGAGAGCCGGCACACCGGCATCCGCGAGCGCCTGGTCGACGGCGAGCAGCTGCGCCGCTTCGTGAACGTCTACCTCAACGACGAGGACGTCCGCTTCCTGGAAGGCATCTCCACCAAGCTCGCCGACGGCGACAGCGTGACGATCCTCCCGGCGGTGGCGGGCGGATCTGCCGCGGCGAAGCCGCGTCCGGCCGGGGTGGCGGTCGGGCGACGGGCCGGGCTGGTCTGA
- a CDS encoding PLP-dependent cysteine synthase family protein, whose translation MRYDSPLAAVGNTPLVRLPRLSPSEDVRIWAKLEDRNPTGSVKDRPALHMIEQAEKDGRLTPGCTILEPTSGNTGISLAMAAKLKGYRIVCVMPENTSSERRELLAMWGAEIISSPAAGGSNTAVRVAKELSAEHPDWVMLYQYGNPDNAGAHYATTGPEILADLPSVTHFVAGLGTTGTLMGVGRYLREHVPGVRIVAAEPRYDDVVYGLRNLDEGFIPELYDESVLTTRFSVGSHDAVRRTRELLAEEGIFAGISTGAALHAAIGVGTKAVKAGESADIVFVVADGGWKYLSTGVYTAESTEAAIETLHGQLWA comes from the coding sequence GTGCGGTACGACTCCCCGCTGGCGGCGGTCGGGAACACCCCTCTCGTCCGCCTCCCGCGCCTGTCCCCCTCCGAGGACGTCCGTATCTGGGCGAAGCTGGAGGACCGCAACCCCACGGGCTCGGTCAAGGACCGGCCCGCCCTGCACATGATCGAGCAGGCCGAGAAGGACGGCCGGCTCACCCCCGGCTGCACCATCCTGGAGCCCACCAGCGGCAACACCGGCATCTCGCTCGCCATGGCGGCCAAGCTCAAGGGCTACCGCATCGTGTGCGTGATGCCGGAGAACACCTCCTCCGAGCGGCGCGAGCTGCTGGCCATGTGGGGCGCCGAGATCATCTCCTCACCCGCGGCGGGCGGCTCCAACACGGCCGTCCGGGTGGCCAAGGAGCTGTCCGCCGAGCACCCCGACTGGGTGATGCTCTACCAGTACGGGAACCCCGACAACGCCGGTGCGCACTACGCCACCACCGGCCCCGAGATCCTCGCCGACCTCCCCTCCGTGACCCATTTCGTGGCCGGTCTGGGCACCACCGGCACGCTCATGGGCGTCGGCCGCTATCTGCGCGAGCACGTTCCCGGCGTCCGGATCGTCGCCGCCGAGCCGCGCTACGACGATGTGGTCTACGGTCTGCGCAACCTCGACGAGGGCTTCATCCCGGAGCTCTACGACGAGTCCGTGCTCACCACCCGCTTCTCGGTGGGCTCCCACGACGCGGTCCGCCGCACCCGTGAACTCCTCGCCGAGGAGGGCATCTTCGCGGGCATCTCCACCGGCGCGGCGCTGCACGCGGCGATCGGCGTCGGCACGAAGGCCGTCAAGGCGGGGGAGAGCGCCGACATCGTCTTCGTCGTCGCCGACGGCGGCTGGAAGTACCTCTCCACCGGCGTCTACACCGCCGAGTCCACGGAAGCGGCGATCGAAACGCTGCACGGCCAGCTCTGGGCGTAG
- a CDS encoding MBL fold metallo-hydrolase, with protein MKLTVVGCSGSFPSVESACSSYLLEADGFRLLLDMGNGALGELQRHIGLYDLDAVLLSHLHADHCIDLCGYFVVRYYRPDGGRCAPMPVYGPAGTERRLTAAHADLPYDGAMSEVFDFRTLTPGTFTIGPFTIRTERVSHPVESFAFRIEHGGRSLTYSGDTGPCDALERLAEGADFFLCEASFTYGKEDIPDLHLNGREAGEIAQRAGAGRLVLTHIPPWTDPALSIRDAQKAYDGPVEVAKAGAVHEI; from the coding sequence ATGAAGCTCACCGTCGTCGGATGCTCGGGGTCGTTCCCTTCCGTGGAATCGGCCTGTTCGAGCTACCTCCTGGAGGCCGACGGCTTCAGGCTGCTCCTCGACATGGGCAACGGCGCCCTGGGCGAGCTGCAGCGCCACATCGGCCTCTATGACCTGGATGCCGTACTCCTGTCGCATCTGCATGCCGATCACTGCATCGACCTGTGCGGCTACTTCGTGGTGCGCTACTACCGCCCGGACGGCGGGCGTTGCGCGCCGATGCCGGTCTACGGGCCGGCCGGCACCGAGCGCCGGCTGACCGCCGCGCACGCCGATCTGCCGTACGACGGCGCCATGAGCGAGGTCTTCGACTTCCGCACCCTGACGCCGGGCACCTTCACCATCGGGCCGTTCACGATCCGCACGGAGCGGGTCAGCCACCCGGTGGAGTCCTTCGCCTTCCGTATCGAGCACGGCGGCCGGTCCCTGACGTACTCCGGGGACACCGGCCCCTGCGACGCGCTGGAGCGCCTTGCCGAGGGCGCCGACTTCTTCCTGTGCGAGGCGTCCTTCACCTACGGCAAGGAAGACATCCCGGATCTGCACCTCAACGGCCGGGAAGCCGGCGAGATCGCCCAGCGGGCCGGCGCGGGCCGGCTGGTGCTGACCCACATCCCGCCGTGGACCGACCCGGCCCTCAGCATCCGCGACGCCCAGAAGGCCTATGACGGCCCGGTCGAGGTCGCCAAGGCGGGCGCGGTCCACGAGATCTGA
- a CDS encoding PTS transporter subunit EIIC, producing MSSATATAAPEKKGRGSGAMAVAQRIGRSLMLPIATLPAAALMQRLGQSDMLGRDSLPAFLNKIAEFMEAGGSALFDNLPLLFAVGIAIGFAKKSDGSTALAAVVGYLVFKEVLGTFKDTNLPKIQAVVDGKVADVAPPVDAGVLGGVVMGIVVALLYQRYSRKKLPDWLGFFGGRRLVPILSALAGLVIGIAFGYIWPVLGSGLHSFGAWLVGSGAVGAGIFGVANRALIPVGMHHLLNSFPWFQAGDYQGKHGDIARFLAHDPSAGQFMTGFFPIMMFALPAACLAMVHCARPERRKVVGGMMFSIALTAFVTGVTEPIEFTFMFIAPVLYAIHAVLTGVSMALTWALGMKDGFGFSAGAIDFGLNLGIATKPWLLLLTGLVFAALYYTVFRFAIVKFNLPTPGREPEEEIAAEDKAQYKG from the coding sequence ATGAGTTCGGCCACCGCCACGGCGGCCCCCGAGAAGAAGGGCCGCGGCTCCGGCGCCATGGCCGTGGCCCAGCGCATCGGCCGCAGTCTCATGCTGCCGATCGCCACGCTGCCCGCCGCCGCGCTGATGCAGCGGCTCGGCCAGTCGGACATGCTCGGCCGGGATTCGCTGCCCGCCTTCCTCAACAAGATCGCCGAGTTCATGGAGGCCGGCGGCAGCGCGCTGTTCGACAACCTGCCGCTGCTCTTCGCGGTGGGCATCGCGATCGGTTTCGCCAAGAAGTCCGACGGCTCCACCGCTCTGGCCGCGGTCGTCGGCTACCTGGTGTTCAAGGAGGTGCTGGGCACCTTCAAGGACACCAACCTGCCCAAGATCCAGGCCGTCGTCGACGGCAAGGTGGCCGACGTCGCCCCGCCGGTGGACGCGGGCGTGCTGGGCGGCGTCGTGATGGGCATCGTGGTCGCACTGCTCTACCAGCGCTACAGCCGCAAGAAGCTGCCCGACTGGCTCGGCTTCTTCGGCGGGCGCCGTCTGGTGCCGATCCTCTCCGCCCTCGCCGGCCTCGTCATCGGCATCGCCTTCGGCTACATCTGGCCCGTTCTCGGGAGCGGGCTGCACAGCTTCGGCGCCTGGCTCGTCGGCTCGGGCGCGGTGGGCGCCGGAATATTCGGTGTCGCCAACCGTGCGCTGATCCCGGTCGGCATGCACCACCTGCTGAACTCCTTCCCCTGGTTCCAGGCCGGTGACTACCAGGGCAAGCACGGCGACATCGCCCGCTTCCTGGCCCACGACCCCTCGGCCGGCCAGTTCATGACCGGTTTCTTCCCGATCATGATGTTCGCCCTCCCGGCCGCGTGCCTGGCGATGGTGCACTGTGCACGGCCCGAGCGCCGCAAGGTCGTCGGCGGCATGATGTTCTCCATCGCGCTGACCGCCTTCGTCACCGGCGTGACCGAGCCGATCGAGTTCACCTTCATGTTCATCGCCCCGGTGCTGTACGCCATCCACGCGGTGCTGACCGGTGTCTCGATGGCGCTGACCTGGGCGCTGGGAATGAAGGACGGCTTCGGCTTCTCGGCCGGCGCGATCGACTTCGGACTGAACCTCGGCATCGCGACCAAGCCGTGGCTGCTGCTCCTCACGGGGCTGGTCTTCGCCGCGCTCTACTACACCGTGTTCCGGTTCGCGATCGTCAAGTTCAACCTCCCGACCCCGGGGCGCGAGCCCGAAGAGGAGATCGCCGCGGAGGACAAGGCCCAGTACAAGGGCTGA
- a CDS encoding PTS transporter subunit EIIC, with protein sequence MSSDAAAAAPGKNWAQNLFQGLQKMGRSLQLPIAVLPAAGILNRLGQPDVFGADGLGWDAVGKVFAAAGGALLDSGLGLPLLFCIGVAIGMAKKADGSTALAAVTGFLVYFSVMHAFPAGCAAGQTYTQAGLWSGVCVDRKLTVTQASFQNPGVFGGIVMGFLSAWLWQRFHRVKLVDWLGFFNGRRLVPIIMAFVGLVFAVLCLFVWQPIGDALTSFSQWLTGLGAWGAGIFGVANRALLVIGLHQFLNTFAWFQFGSFTKPDGTVVHGDINRFLAGDPTAGQFTTGFFPIMMFALPAAALAIAHCAKPHRRKEIAGMMLSVGLTSFVTGVTEPIEYSFLFVAPVLYAIHAVLTGVSMAVSWALGVHDSFSFSAGLIDYVINWGLATKPWLIIPIGLCFAVVYYALFRFVITKFRLTTPGREPDEVGDAMERENVK encoded by the coding sequence ATGAGTTCGGACGCAGCGGCGGCGGCACCGGGGAAGAACTGGGCACAGAATCTCTTCCAGGGTCTGCAGAAGATGGGGCGCAGTCTGCAGCTGCCGATTGCCGTCCTGCCCGCTGCGGGAATTCTCAACCGTCTCGGCCAGCCGGATGTGTTCGGCGCGGACGGGCTGGGCTGGGACGCCGTCGGCAAGGTGTTCGCGGCCGCGGGCGGTGCGCTGCTGGATTCGGGGCTCGGGCTGCCGCTGCTGTTCTGCATCGGTGTGGCGATCGGCATGGCCAAGAAGGCGGACGGCTCGACGGCGCTGGCCGCGGTGACCGGATTCCTCGTCTACTTCTCGGTCATGCACGCGTTCCCTGCGGGCTGCGCCGCGGGCCAGACGTATACCCAGGCGGGCCTGTGGAGCGGGGTGTGCGTGGACCGGAAGCTGACGGTGACGCAGGCGTCCTTCCAGAATCCGGGGGTGTTCGGCGGCATCGTCATGGGGTTTCTGTCCGCCTGGCTGTGGCAGCGCTTTCACCGGGTCAAGCTGGTGGACTGGCTGGGGTTCTTCAACGGCCGCCGGCTGGTCCCGATCATCATGGCCTTCGTGGGCCTGGTGTTCGCGGTGCTGTGCCTGTTCGTCTGGCAGCCGATCGGTGATGCGCTGACGAGCTTCAGCCAATGGCTGACGGGGCTGGGGGCGTGGGGTGCGGGGATCTTCGGTGTCGCCAACCGCGCGCTGCTGGTGATCGGCCTGCACCAGTTCCTGAACACCTTCGCCTGGTTCCAGTTCGGCAGTTTCACCAAGCCGGACGGCACGGTCGTCCACGGTGACATCAACCGGTTCCTGGCGGGCGACCCGACGGCGGGGCAGTTCACCACCGGGTTCTTCCCGATCATGATGTTCGCGCTGCCGGCCGCGGCGCTGGCGATCGCGCACTGCGCCAAGCCGCACCGCCGCAAGGAGATCGCGGGCATGATGCTGTCGGTCGGCCTGACGTCGTTCGTCACCGGCGTGACCGAGCCGATCGAGTACTCCTTCCTCTTCGTGGCGCCGGTGCTGTACGCGATCCATGCCGTGCTGACGGGTGTGTCGATGGCGGTGAGCTGGGCGCTGGGGGTGCACGACAGCTTCAGCTTCTCGGCGGGCCTGATCGACTACGTCATCAACTGGGGGCTGGCGACCAAGCCCTGGCTGATCATTCCCATCGGGCTGTGCTTCGCGGTGGTCTACTACGCCCTCTTCCGTTTCGTGATCACGAAGTTCCGTCTGACGACGCCCGGCCGGGAGCCGGACGAGGTGGGGGACGCGATGGAGCGGGAGAACGTGAAGTAG
- a CDS encoding glucose PTS transporter subunit EIIB translates to MDMASKAEKIVAGLGGLDNIEEVEGCITRLRTEVVDSSLVDEAALKAAGAHGVVKMGTAIQVVIGTDADPIAAEIEDMM, encoded by the coding sequence GTGGACATGGCCAGCAAGGCTGAGAAGATCGTCGCCGGGCTCGGCGGACTCGACAACATCGAAGAGGTCGAGGGCTGCATCACCCGCCTCCGCACCGAGGTCGTCGACTCCTCCCTCGTCGACGAGGCCGCCCTCAAGGCCGCCGGCGCCCACGGCGTCGTCAAGATGGGCACCGCGATCCAGGTCGTCATCGGCACCGACGCCGACCCCATCGCCGCCGAGATCGAAGACATGATGTGA
- the rph gene encoding ribonuclease PH — protein MSRIDGRTAEQLRPVTIERGWSKHAEGSVLISFGDTKVFCTASVTEGVPRWRKGTGEGWVTAEYSMLPRSTNTRGDRESVRGKIGGRTHEISRLIGRSLRAVIDYKALGENTIVLDCDVLQADGGTRTAAITGAYVALADAVSWAQGKKLIKHGRKPLTGTVSAVSVGIVGGTPLLDLCYEEDVRADTDMNVVCTGDGRFVEVQGTAEAEPFAREELNSLLDLAVAGCAELDEAQRAALARTL, from the coding sequence ATGTCTCGCATCGACGGCCGCACCGCCGAACAACTCCGCCCGGTCACCATCGAACGCGGCTGGAGCAAGCACGCCGAAGGCTCCGTCCTCATCTCCTTCGGCGACACCAAAGTCTTCTGCACCGCATCCGTCACCGAAGGCGTCCCGCGCTGGCGCAAGGGCACCGGCGAGGGCTGGGTCACCGCCGAGTACTCGATGCTGCCCCGCTCCACCAACACCCGCGGCGACCGCGAATCCGTCCGCGGCAAGATCGGCGGCCGCACCCACGAGATCAGCCGCCTCATCGGCCGCTCGCTGCGCGCCGTCATCGACTACAAGGCTCTCGGCGAGAACACCATCGTCCTGGACTGCGACGTCCTGCAGGCCGACGGCGGCACCCGCACCGCCGCCATCACCGGCGCCTACGTCGCCCTCGCCGACGCCGTCAGCTGGGCCCAGGGCAAGAAGCTCATCAAGCACGGCCGCAAGCCGCTCACCGGCACCGTCTCCGCCGTCAGCGTCGGCATTGTCGGCGGCACGCCCCTCCTCGACCTCTGCTACGAGGAGGACGTCCGCGCCGACACCGACATGAACGTCGTCTGCACCGGCGACGGCCGCTTCGTCGAGGTCCAGGGCACCGCCGAAGCCGAGCCCTTCGCCCGCGAGGAACTCAACTCCCTCCTCGACCTCGCCGTCGCCGGCTGCGCCGAACTCGACGAGGCCCAGCGGGCGGCGCTGGCCCGCACGCTCTGA
- a CDS encoding SCO1431 family membrane protein: MPTTAATAPRVRARTGGPQDDSRLLEHILGWTLVVVLAMLLTQTGLV; the protein is encoded by the coding sequence ATGCCCACAACTGCCGCGACCGCGCCCCGCGTCCGCGCCCGCACCGGCGGGCCCCAGGACGACTCCCGGCTCCTGGAGCACATCCTCGGCTGGACCCTCGTCGTCGTCCTCGCCATGCTGCTCACCCAGACCGGCCTCGTCTGA
- the rdgB gene encoding RdgB/HAM1 family non-canonical purine NTP pyrophosphatase, producing the protein MQPHTGGHSAAPRRLILATRNAGKVTELRAILESADLDVDLVGADAYPEIPDVKETGVTFAENALLKAHALARATGHPAVADDSGLCVDVLGGAPGIFSARWSGTHGDDQANLTLLLAQLSDIADEHRAAHFFCAAALALPDGTERVVEGKLEGTLRHTPSGTGGFGYDPILQPLGHTRTCAELPPAEKNAISHRGHAFRALAPVVRELLG; encoded by the coding sequence ATGCAGCCTCACACCGGTGGACACTCCGCAGCCCCCCGTCGCCTCATCCTCGCCACCCGCAACGCCGGCAAGGTCACCGAACTCCGGGCCATCCTGGAGAGCGCCGACCTCGATGTGGACCTGGTCGGCGCCGACGCCTATCCCGAGATCCCCGACGTCAAGGAGACCGGCGTCACCTTCGCCGAGAACGCCCTCCTCAAGGCCCATGCCCTTGCCCGGGCCACCGGCCACCCCGCCGTCGCCGACGACTCCGGCCTGTGTGTGGACGTCCTCGGCGGTGCCCCCGGCATCTTCTCGGCGCGCTGGTCGGGCACCCACGGCGACGATCAGGCCAACCTCACCCTGCTCCTCGCCCAACTGTCCGACATCGCCGACGAACACCGCGCCGCCCACTTCTTCTGCGCCGCGGCCCTCGCCCTCCCCGACGGCACCGAGCGCGTCGTCGAGGGCAAGCTCGAAGGCACCCTCCGCCACACCCCTTCCGGCACCGGCGGCTTCGGCTACGACCCCATCCTCCAGCCCCTCGGCCACACCCGTACCTGCGCCGAACTGCCCCCCGCAGAAAAGAACGCGATCAGCCACCGCGGCCACGCCTTCCGGGCGCTGGCACCGGTGGTGCGGGAGTTGTTGGGCTGA
- a CDS encoding HNH endonuclease signature motif containing protein — protein sequence MSDSIRYTRELLTEAARRCTNIDEVIAFCGSRSYHQLRRHLFRRFEHFGIDVSHFQPVARRATHLSPGRDDLQEAVSASSSIAAALRFLEKPDNSRGRALFRQWVSDHGIDTSHFLGQAHMRGKPGTTPVKGPEQILVKHVGKRRTRSVMLRRALRQAGVPERCTECGTGSVWRGNPMTLEIDHINGDWRDDRQENLRFLCPNCHAVTDTWCRGGRHRR from the coding sequence ATGAGCGACAGCATCCGCTATACCCGGGAGCTGTTGACCGAAGCCGCAAGGCGTTGCACGAACATTGACGAAGTCATCGCGTTCTGCGGCAGCCGCTCCTACCACCAGCTGCGGCGGCATCTGTTCAGGCGTTTCGAGCACTTCGGAATCGATGTATCGCACTTCCAGCCCGTCGCACGGCGCGCCACTCATCTCTCCCCCGGCAGGGACGACCTCCAGGAAGCCGTCAGCGCCTCTTCTTCCATCGCCGCTGCCCTGCGGTTTCTGGAAAAGCCCGACAACTCTCGCGGCCGCGCACTGTTCCGTCAGTGGGTATCCGACCACGGCATCGACACGAGTCACTTCCTGGGACAGGCACATATGCGCGGGAAGCCGGGGACCACGCCGGTCAAGGGTCCTGAGCAGATACTCGTCAAGCATGTTGGCAAGCGTCGGACAAGAAGCGTGATGCTGAGACGGGCCCTGCGGCAGGCCGGCGTACCCGAGCGTTGCACCGAATGCGGTACGGGCTCCGTTTGGCGTGGAAACCCCATGACTCTGGAGATCGACCACATCAACGGCGACTGGCGGGACGACCGTCAGGAGAATCTGCGGTTTCTCTGCCCCAACTGCCATGCCGTCACCGACACTTGGTGCCGGGGCGGCCGACACCGGCGGTAG